Proteins encoded together in one Streptomyces umbrinus window:
- a CDS encoding DLW-39 family protein, with protein sequence MKKLLLVALAAIGGLLVYRQIQADRAEQDLWTEATDSVPTGS encoded by the coding sequence GTGAAGAAGCTTCTCCTGGTCGCACTGGCCGCCATCGGCGGGCTCCTCGTGTACCGCCAGATCCAGGCGGATCGCGCCGAGCAGGATCTGTGGACGGAGGCGACCGACTCCGTGCCCACGGGTTCGTGA
- a CDS encoding DUF6344 domain-containing protein has product MAKIWVMKLWTAVITAFIALCTTLGLVTTASATPVQQPKSPRNSTAVVTLPTTAAWAWAYARSLPPTMKQRIRAEAHGSSPSCRHRAPADTDETSDEGEPAADSAAPCTDRT; this is encoded by the coding sequence ATGGCCAAGATCTGGGTCATGAAGCTGTGGACCGCGGTCATCACCGCCTTCATCGCACTGTGCACGACGCTCGGACTCGTCACGACGGCGAGCGCCACACCGGTACAGCAGCCGAAGAGCCCGCGCAACAGCACCGCGGTCGTGACGCTCCCGACGACGGCCGCCTGGGCATGGGCGTACGCCCGTTCCCTGCCCCCCACCATGAAGCAACGCATCCGCGCCGAGGCCCACGGCTCCTCGCCGAGCTGCCGCCACCGCGCGCCGGCGGACACGGACGAGACCTCCGACGAGGGGGAGCCCGCGGCGGACTCCGCCGCTCCCTGCACCGACCGGACGTAG
- the gyrA gene encoding DNA gyrase subunit A, with the protein MTDETPLSPTGPIVPEEGEIALRVEPVGLETEMQRSYLDYAMSVIVSRALPDVRDGLKPVHRRVLYAMYDGGYRPEKGFYKCARVVGDVMGTYHPHGDSSIYDALVRLAQPWSMRMPLVDSNGNFGSPGNDPAAAMRYTECKLKPLSMEMVRDIDEETVDFTDNYDGRNQEPTVLPARFPNLLINGSAGIAVGMATNIPPHNLREVASGAQWYLENPEASHEELLDALIERIKGPDFPSGALVVGRKGIEEAYRTGRGSITMRAVVDVEEIQNRQCLVVTELPYQVNPDNLAQKIADLVKDGKVGGIADVRDETSSRTGQRLVIVLKRDAVAKVVLNNLYKHTDLQTNFGANMLALVDGVPRTLSLDAFIRHWVTHQIEVIVRRTRFRLRKAEERAHILRGLLKALDAIDEVIALIRRSDTVEIAREGLMGLLEIDEIQANAILEMQLRRLAALERQKIVSEHDELQAKIREYTAILASPVRQRGIISEELAAIVEKFGDDRRSKLVPFDGDMSMEDLIAEEDIVVTISRGGYVKRTKTDDYRSQKRGGKGVRGTKLKEDDIVDHFFVSTTHHWLLFFTNKGRVYRAKAYELPDAGRDARGQHVANLLAFQPDEAIAEILAIRDYEAAPYLVLATKGGLVKKTPLKDYDSPRSGGVIAINLRETEDGSDDELIGAELVSAEDDLLLISRKAQSIRFTATDDALRPMGRATSGVKGMSFREGDQLLSMNVVRPGTFVFTATDGGYAKRTAVDEYRVQGRGGLGIKAAKIVEDRGSLVGALVVEGTDEILAITLSGGVIRTRVNEVRETGRDTMGVQLINLGKRDAVVGIARNAEAGREAEEVDGVVDDSDEVETVAGTDEGDQSSDE; encoded by the coding sequence ATGACCGACGAGACACCGCTTTCCCCCACTGGTCCGATCGTCCCTGAAGAGGGCGAGATCGCCCTGCGCGTCGAGCCCGTCGGGCTCGAGACCGAGATGCAGCGTTCGTACCTCGACTACGCGATGTCCGTCATCGTGTCGCGTGCGCTGCCCGACGTACGGGACGGTCTCAAGCCCGTCCACCGCCGCGTCCTGTACGCCATGTACGACGGCGGCTACCGGCCCGAGAAGGGCTTCTACAAGTGCGCGCGCGTCGTCGGCGACGTCATGGGCACCTACCACCCGCACGGCGACTCCTCGATCTACGACGCGCTGGTCCGCCTCGCGCAGCCGTGGTCGATGCGGATGCCGCTGGTGGACTCCAACGGCAACTTCGGCTCTCCCGGTAACGACCCGGCCGCCGCCATGCGGTACACCGAGTGCAAGCTGAAGCCGCTGTCCATGGAGATGGTCCGCGACATCGACGAGGAGACCGTCGACTTCACGGACAACTACGACGGCCGCAACCAGGAGCCGACGGTTCTGCCGGCGCGCTTCCCGAACCTGCTGATCAACGGCTCGGCGGGCATCGCGGTCGGCATGGCGACGAACATCCCGCCGCACAACCTGCGCGAGGTCGCGTCCGGCGCCCAGTGGTACCTGGAGAACCCGGAAGCCTCGCACGAGGAGCTCCTGGACGCCCTGATCGAGCGCATCAAGGGCCCCGATTTCCCGAGTGGCGCCCTTGTGGTGGGCCGTAAGGGCATCGAGGAGGCGTACCGCACGGGCCGTGGTTCCATCACGATGCGCGCGGTCGTCGATGTCGAGGAGATCCAGAACCGCCAGTGCCTGGTGGTCACCGAACTCCCCTACCAGGTCAACCCCGACAACCTCGCGCAGAAGATCGCCGACCTGGTGAAGGACGGCAAGGTCGGCGGCATCGCGGACGTCCGCGACGAGACGTCGTCCCGTACGGGCCAGCGCCTCGTCATCGTCCTGAAGCGGGACGCGGTCGCCAAGGTCGTCCTGAACAACCTCTACAAGCACACCGACCTGCAGACGAACTTCGGCGCGAACATGCTTGCGCTGGTGGACGGTGTACCGAGAACCCTGTCCCTGGACGCCTTCATCCGGCACTGGGTGACGCACCAGATCGAGGTCATCGTCCGGCGTACGCGCTTCCGGCTGCGCAAGGCCGAGGAGCGCGCGCACATCCTGCGTGGCCTCCTGAAGGCCCTGGACGCCATCGACGAGGTCATCGCGCTGATCCGGCGCAGTGACACCGTGGAGATCGCGCGAGAGGGCCTCATGGGCCTCCTGGAGATCGACGAGATCCAGGCCAACGCGATCCTCGAGATGCAGCTGCGCCGACTGGCCGCTCTGGAGCGCCAGAAGATCGTCTCCGAGCACGACGAACTCCAGGCGAAGATCCGCGAGTACACCGCGATCCTGGCCTCGCCCGTGCGTCAGCGCGGCATCATCAGCGAGGAACTGGCCGCGATCGTCGAGAAGTTCGGCGACGACCGCCGGTCCAAGCTGGTCCCCTTCGACGGCGACATGTCCATGGAGGACCTGATCGCCGAAGAGGACATCGTCGTCACCATCTCGCGCGGCGGCTACGTCAAGCGCACCAAGACGGACGACTACCGCTCCCAGAAGCGCGGCGGCAAGGGCGTACGCGGCACGAAGCTCAAGGAAGACGACATCGTCGACCACTTCTTCGTGTCGACGACGCACCACTGGCTCCTGTTCTTCACCAACAAGGGCCGCGTCTACCGCGCGAAGGCGTACGAACTCCCGGACGCCGGACGTGACGCGCGTGGACAGCACGTCGCCAACCTGCTGGCCTTCCAGCCGGACGAGGCGATCGCTGAGATCCTCGCCATCCGCGACTACGAGGCGGCGCCCTATCTGGTGCTGGCCACGAAGGGCGGACTTGTGAAGAAGACGCCCCTGAAGGATTACGATTCACCGCGTTCGGGCGGCGTCATCGCGATCAACCTCCGTGAAACAGAGGACGGTTCCGACGACGAACTGATCGGTGCCGAACTCGTTTCGGCAGAGGATGATCTGCTTCTGATCAGCAGGAAGGCTCAATCGATCAGGTTCACGGCGACGGATGACGCATTGCGTCCCATGGGCCGTGCGACCTCGGGTGTGAAGGGCATGAGCTTCCGCGAGGGAGACCAGCTGCTCTCGATGAATGTTGTTCGACCCGGTACGTTCGTGTTCACTGCCACAGACGGTGGGTACGCGAAGCGGACCGCTGTTGACGAGTACCGCGTCCAGGGTCGCGGTGGCCTGGGTATCAAGGCCGCCAAGATCGTCGAGGACCGCGGTTCGCTCGTCGGCGCGCTGGTGGTCGAGGGGACCGACGAGATCCTCGCCATCACGCTGTCGGGCGGTGTGATTCGTACGCGAGTCAACGAGGTCAGGGAGACGGGCCGTGACACCATGGGCGTCCAACTGATCAACCTGGGCAAGCGCGATGCCGTCGTCGGTATCGCTCGAAACGCCGAGGCCGGTCGCGAGGCCGAGGAAGTCGACGGGGTGGTCGACGACTCGGACGAGGTCGAGACGGTCGCCGGCACGGACGAGGGCGACCAGTCCTCGGACGAGTAG
- a CDS encoding DUF3566 domain-containing protein encodes MSGATGAGSTGTEKDGGRGPATESTDSHDSHGSQGGTVTDTRGPQTPQYAAGAAPGSPVPPGPAPSPGPAPGPAAPVGHAPPVGQPAPVGAAPPPPGSPLPGERQPQQTAQPYHPPQAYPAQQAATGAVRRPRTGARTTPRTRKARLRVAKADPWSVMKVSFLLSIALGICTIVAAAVLWMVMDAMGVFSTVGGTISEATGSNESNGFDLQSFLSLPRVLIFTSIIAVIDVVLATALATLGAFIYNLSAGFVGGIELTLAEDE; translated from the coding sequence GTGAGCGGAGCCACGGGTGCCGGTTCGACCGGTACGGAAAAGGACGGCGGCCGTGGCCCCGCCACTGAGTCGACCGACTCCCATGACTCTCATGGATCCCAGGGGGGAACTGTGACGGACACCAGAGGCCCGCAGACGCCGCAGTACGCGGCGGGCGCGGCCCCAGGCTCGCCGGTGCCTCCGGGCCCGGCGCCTTCTCCGGGACCCGCCCCGGGCCCGGCGGCTCCGGTGGGCCACGCGCCTCCCGTGGGCCAGCCTGCTCCCGTGGGCGCGGCGCCGCCGCCTCCGGGATCGCCGCTGCCGGGGGAACGGCAGCCGCAGCAGACCGCTCAGCCGTACCACCCGCCGCAGGCGTACCCGGCACAGCAGGCGGCCACCGGCGCTGTCCGCAGGCCGCGCACCGGGGCCCGTACGACACCGCGCACGCGCAAGGCGCGGCTGCGGGTGGCCAAGGCCGACCCGTGGTCGGTGATGAAGGTCAGCTTCCTGCTCTCCATCGCGCTCGGCATCTGCACGATCGTCGCGGCCGCGGTCCTGTGGATGGTCATGGACGCCATGGGCGTCTTCTCCACGGTGGGCGGGACGATCTCCGAGGCCACCGGCTCGAACGAGTCCAACGGCTTCGACCTTCAGTCCTTCCTGTCGCTGCCGCGTGTGCTCATCTTCACGTCGATCATCGCGGTCATCGACGTCGTCCTCGCCACCGCGCTCGCCACCCTCGGAGCGTTCATCTACAACCTCTCCGCGGGCTTCGTCGGCGGTATCGAGCTGACGCTCGCCGAAGACGAGTAA